GAACATGTTGAGCAGGCGCGGCATCTCGCATGGTGCGGTCAGTTCGCGGTGAAAGTCGCGCGAGATGTTGTGAAATGCCTTGCGGTCGTTGTACTTCACCGCCGTCACCAGTTCGACATGACGGTCCCGGGCGCGCGCCAGGCCGTCCGAGTCGATGCGCTCCACGGCTCGGGCGAGTGCGGCCTGCTCCAGAGTCCCACGCACGAAGTAGATCTCACGAAGCTCGTCGGTCGAGAGCTGGCTGACCCGGTAGCCGGCGTTGCGTTGATGCACCACCAGTCCCTCGCCGACCAGTGTCTTGAGTGCTTCGCGAACCGGGATGGGGCTGACCTGGAACGCATCCGCGACCTCGCCGGGCGGGATCTGCGCCCCGGGCGGTGCTCCGCCCGACAGGATCAACCGACGTAACTCCTCGAGCACGTTGGCGCGCTCGTTGCCCGACCGGGTCTCGATGAGTTGGGCGATGAGGCGGTCGGTCATGCGTGAGTTCATCCGGTCACCGCCGCCGGTCTCACCGGATGCCGCAGGACCCACCCGGCGACCGCCTCGGTGAGTCGTTGTTGGTTGTGCCGCTTGACGATCTCATGCCCCTCGTCGTTGAACAGCAGCAGCTCGGCGATGGCACCCCGGGCGCGCAACTCGTCGACCATCTGCTGGGATTCGCTCACCGGCACATTGGTGTCGTGGGCGCCGTGGATCACCAGCAGCGGTGCCCGCACGTCGGCGATGCGATGGATCGGGGACAGGTCGGCGAGCAGCTCCCGATCGGATTCGGGGTGGCCGTACTTGGTGTGGGCCGCCACCGCGATCCACGGCTCGGTGTTGCGGAAGAACGACTCCAGGTCGCTCATGCCGCAGATGGCGATGCCGGCCGCGAACATGTCCGGATGGAAGGTCAGGCACGCCAGCGTCAGATATCCGCCGTAGGACCGGCCCGAGCAGTAGATCGCATCCGGATCGGCGACACCCTGCGAGACGAGGAACTCGGCGCAGTCGGCGGCGTCGTCGATCCCGGCGTACCGTCCGTAGCGGTCGTCGGCATGGGAGAAGAGCCGTCCATATCCCGAGGACCCGCGGACATTGGGGGCGAAGACGGTGATCCCGGCGTCGACGAGTGGACCGAACAGGAAGTTGTAGTCGGGCCGGGTCTGTGCCTCCGGTCCGCCGTGGAAATAGAGCAGGGTGGGGCCGGGGCCGTCGCGGCGGGCGCGGAACAGCAGGCCGGACAACGGCATCCCGTCACGGGCGGAGAACTCGAGCAGCTCCGGATGCAAGCCGCTCGACGGCCCCTCGCCGGTGATCACGTCGTCGCGGACGGCGAGGACATCACCGGTCCCCGTGTTGATCAGGTGTACGAGCGGCGAGTGCTGCGGACTCGACACCGTGACCGCGACGAGGCTGCCCGCCGCACTGATCGACAGGTCGGCGGCCACCGCCCCGGGTAGGGGGATCGGATCGTGCAGAGTCTGGTCGGGGAGGGTGAGCACCTGTAATTCGCTGCGGCCGTTGATATTCCAGAGCATGGCCACGGTGGACTGGTCGTGACTCACGGCGAACTCGTCGATGCCGGCGCCCGGCCGTTGTGCGAGCACCCGGAAGCGAACGCCGCCGGCCCCGACCTCGACGCCGAGCAGGCGGGGATACTTGGCGTCGAAATCACTGATCACGATGGCCTGCACGCTGTCGAGGTCGCGCAGCGCATCCTGCGGCGGTCCGACGAACACCGATGACGGATGATCGAAGCCCTGATCCAGGATGTACCCGTGGTCGGTCACGGCGCCGGGATCGTTGGGCAGCAGTGGTGTCATCACGATCTCGTCGGATGCCGCGTCGACGCGGCGGCGCAACAGCAGCATGTCCCGGTAGCCCCGCGGGCCGACCCGGACGAGGGTGGCGCCCTTCCACGAGTCGACGAGGGCGCCGCCGACGCGGACGTCGAGGGTCGTGGTGGTGGAGGTGCCCGGGTGTACCCGGAGGGCGTGTGCGGTGCCATCGGGTTCGGTGGCGGTGATGAGGACCCAGTCGGTGTCCCAGCCGACGAGCGCGACCGTGCCGAACGACCGCCCGTCCGGGCGGGTGGCGCCGATGCGATGGGCGGTGTCGTCGTCGGCGTCGGTGGTGACCACCCAGACCTGGTGGTGCTCACCGCCACTCGGCGCGATCTCGACGGCCAGCCACCGGCTGTCGGTGGAATGGATGACCTTGCGTACCGGTCCGGTCGCCCGCAGCCGCACCCACCGCAGGTCGCCGACGCCGTCCTTGGACAGGGAGCGTTGGGCGGCACGGGGATACCCGGTGCCGTCGTCGATGATGTAGGCGAACGCGGAACCGTCGGGGGACACCGACGCGCCGTAGGTGTGCCAACCGCGTTCGTCGAAGCGCACGGGGTGGGCCGGTGCCGACGTGTCCCGTCCCGGGTCGCCGGGGCCGGGCGTGATCGTCCTGCTCACGCTCACGGTGCGGTGACCGCTTCCATGCTCTGTAGCCACATCTCGAGCATCGCGAGCTGCCACAGTTCGTTGGAGCCCAGGGTGGTGCGGGTGCCGTTGGGGTCGGCGAAGAGTCGATCCAGCGCCTCGGGCCGGTAGAGCCCACGGTCAACGGCGGTTCGCGAGCGCAGCGCGTCGTTCACGAGGTCGAGGACACCGCCCTCGAGGTGACGGATTCCGGGGACCGGGAAATAGCCCTTGGTGCGGTCGATGACCGCCGCCGGGAGCAGAGATCGGCTGGCCTCCTTGAGAACTCCCTTGCCGCGATGGGCGAGTTTGAGATCCGGTGGGCAGGATGCGGCCAGTTCCACGAACTCGTGGTCGAGGAACGGCACCCGCGCCTCCAGTCCCCAGGCCATCGTCATCGTGTCGACGCGTTTGACCGGGTCGTCGACCAACATGACGGTGGTGTCCAGGCGTAGTGCCGCGTCGACGGCGGTCCGAGCGCCGGGCGCCGACTGATGCGCCAGGGCGAACTCCCAGCTGGGGTCGTAGTCGCGGTCGAGGTGGTAGGGCTCGCTGAGCAGCGCACCGATCGCGGCGTGACCGCGGTCGAAGAAGACCTCGGCATATGCCTTGGTGGTGTCCTCGCGGGGAGTGTGCTGCAACGGCGGATACCAGTCGTAGCCGCCGAGGATCTCGTCGGCGCCCTGCCCGGACTGGACGACCTTGATGGACTTGCTGACCTCCTCGGACAAGAGATAGAAGGCCACGCAATCGTGACTGACCATCGGTTCGCTCATCGCCGCGATGGTGTCCGGGACCGCGGGCAGCAGCCGGTCGGTACCGATGTGGATCTTGTGGTGGTCGGTGCCGAAGGTGTCGGCGATCAAATCGGAATAGGCGTATTCGTCGCCGGATTCGCCACCGG
This sequence is a window from Gordonia insulae. Protein-coding genes within it:
- a CDS encoding GntR family transcriptional regulator translates to MTDRLIAQLIETRSGNERANVLEELRRLILSGGAPPGAQIPPGEVADAFQVSPIPVREALKTLVGEGLVVHQRNAGYRVSQLSTDELREIYFVRGTLEQAALARAVERIDSDGLARARDRHVELVTAVKYNDRKAFHNISRDFHRELTAPCEMPRLLNMFEATWNLTEPFQVMRSVGSQTQQALNDDHAALLDSFAARDVDAVLRVAQVHHQRLESAIIETAAELDVRHDN
- a CDS encoding S9 family peptidase, with protein sequence MTPGPGDPGRDTSAPAHPVRFDERGWHTYGASVSPDGSAFAYIIDDGTGYPRAAQRSLSKDGVGDLRWVRLRATGPVRKVIHSTDSRWLAVEIAPSGGEHHQVWVVTTDADDDTAHRIGATRPDGRSFGTVALVGWDTDWVLITATEPDGTAHALRVHPGTSTTTTLDVRVGGALVDSWKGATLVRVGPRGYRDMLLLRRRVDAASDEIVMTPLLPNDPGAVTDHGYILDQGFDHPSSVFVGPPQDALRDLDSVQAIVISDFDAKYPRLLGVEVGAGGVRFRVLAQRPGAGIDEFAVSHDQSTVAMLWNINGRSELQVLTLPDQTLHDPIPLPGAVAADLSISAAGSLVAVTVSSPQHSPLVHLINTGTGDVLAVRDDVITGEGPSSGLHPELLEFSARDGMPLSGLLFRARRDGPGPTLLYFHGGPEAQTRPDYNFLFGPLVDAGITVFAPNVRGSSGYGRLFSHADDRYGRYAGIDDAADCAEFLVSQGVADPDAIYCSGRSYGGYLTLACLTFHPDMFAAGIAICGMSDLESFFRNTEPWIAVAAHTKYGHPESDRELLADLSPIHRIADVRAPLLVIHGAHDTNVPVSESQQMVDELRARGAIAELLLFNDEGHEIVKRHNQQRLTEAVAGWVLRHPVRPAAVTG
- a CDS encoding N-acetylglutaminylglutamine amidotransferase, which codes for MCGICGEIRFDATSPDVAAVDAMTCEMSRRGPDGSGIFAKGSVALGHRRLKIIDLSERGAQPMVDPELALALVFNGCIYNHRELRTELEAKGYRFFSHADSEVILKAFHAWGPDCVDHLIGMFAFAVVDTDTGVVTLARDRLGIKPLYLAETPGRLRFASSLQALLRAGGVDTSIDRVALHHYFSFHAVVPAPHTIYNGIRKLPPATVRTINPDGRSVEKRYWTPAFEPRSDHKDWDEARWQHELLDSLRTSVRRRMVADVPVGVLLSGGIDSSLVVALLAEQGQTDLATFSIGFDSAGGESGDEYAYSDLIADTFGTDHHKIHIGTDRLLPAVPDTIAAMSEPMVSHDCVAFYLLSEEVSKSIKVVQSGQGADEILGGYDWYPPLQHTPREDTTKAYAEVFFDRGHAAIGALLSEPYHLDRDYDPSWEFALAHQSAPGARTAVDAALRLDTTVMLVDDPVKRVDTMTMAWGLEARVPFLDHEFVELAASCPPDLKLAHRGKGVLKEASRSLLPAAVIDRTKGYFPVPGIRHLEGGVLDLVNDALRSRTAVDRGLYRPEALDRLFADPNGTRTTLGSNELWQLAMLEMWLQSMEAVTAP